One Candidatus Eisenbacteria bacterium DNA window includes the following coding sequences:
- a CDS encoding PorV/PorQ family protein encodes MRTTLAFALCLLLLPLTADGAQIFEKVGTLGAQSLKFGVGARANAMGNAYVAIADDATAVYWNPAGIARLSGQSITLNHTAWPADISFDQAAYVFNVKWIPGMLGVNVRALTMSKDIVRTTYLPEGNGETFDAGEWTYGITYARALTDKFSAGFNLNYVQTGLDDVKGKSVTFDFGTLYEIGVMGAKIGMAIQNIGQDMEFIEETVKMPVFFRVGGSASILSQGESRLLTSAEFTHPPDNSEKLNLGAEYGFRDYLFIRGGYKLNYDTEGLTAGFGVKFPLTVIKSSVARLDYAYQDMNFLSDAHHVSLNVSF; translated from the coding sequence GTGAGAACCACGTTGGCGTTCGCCCTCTGCCTTCTGCTCCTGCCGCTCACGGCGGACGGGGCCCAGATCTTCGAAAAGGTGGGAACGCTGGGGGCCCAGTCGCTCAAGTTCGGTGTCGGGGCTCGCGCCAACGCCATGGGGAACGCCTATGTCGCGATCGCGGACGACGCCACGGCGGTCTACTGGAACCCCGCCGGAATCGCCCGGCTCTCCGGGCAGTCCATCACCCTGAACCACACGGCCTGGCCGGCGGACATCTCGTTCGATCAGGCGGCGTACGTCTTCAACGTGAAGTGGATCCCCGGAATGCTGGGCGTGAACGTGCGCGCGCTCACCATGAGCAAGGACATCGTCCGGACGACGTACCTGCCCGAGGGGAACGGCGAGACCTTCGACGCCGGCGAGTGGACGTACGGGATCACCTACGCCCGCGCCCTCACGGACAAGTTCTCGGCCGGGTTCAACCTCAACTACGTCCAGACCGGCCTCGACGACGTGAAGGGGAAGTCGGTCACGTTCGACTTCGGGACTCTCTACGAGATCGGCGTCATGGGCGCCAAGATCGGCATGGCGATCCAGAACATCGGACAGGACATGGAGTTCATCGAGGAGACCGTCAAGATGCCGGTCTTCTTCCGGGTCGGCGGCTCGGCTTCCATCCTGAGCCAGGGCGAGAGCCGGCTCCTGACCTCCGCCGAGTTCACGCACCCGCCGGACAACTCGGAGAAGCTGAACCTGGGAGCGGAGTACGGGTTCCGTGACTACCTCTTCATCCGTGGCGGGTACAAGCTGAACTACGACACCGAAGGGCTCACCGCGGGCTTCGGCGTGAAGTTTCCGCTGACCGTCATCAAGTCTTCCGTCGCGAGACTCGACTACGCGTACCAGGACATGAATTTCCTCTCGGACGCGCATCACGTTTCGCTGAACGTAAGCTTCTGA
- a CDS encoding TonB-dependent receptor produces the protein MPRKLARRLGTARVQGPSLIVFVFTVAVVSLAFAAPAMAQTGAITVKVVDGSGVPIQGASVVVMGAQLGGLTNASGTITISKVPVGTYTIRIMLVGHGRQERAGVRVDANRTTNVGDIQLAEEAVRMKTVQVVGEQKIAIRKKDSSTRQIVTSEDLRSLPVDSYQDAISLKAGVISQGGELHFRGGRADEVLTVVNGIASRNPLRAEGVDLGLLAVSSSEQVLGGMDAQYGNALSGVINLTTREGGDKFAGEVRYFTDRYGEHDKEFNNFERVSVGFGGPFLFDKTNYYISYEGTFTDTYLRNTSESNEHRFLDFIRTGLRQANASNLSSKFTYKVTPNQKLNLEMIANNSIDGRYHNRWNRKGFVQVIQDSTAPTDGSITQRYGSWAWYPVDSSYVPMNTADHLPVTESSYTQAALTWRHTLGIGEIYNIRASRQQWESTEDVLDRQLWEYEQSPNNYYDPFNRIDGAYYVTNGDYPFYERRNTVTYTLNADYSKKIKQHNFMVGGDINYNDLSFLLTQFPNVLDANGNYGATRDEFQNYNPEGSFFMQDRWEYEGMVLNAGLRYDAFSVGNQISSSEVADKVKTQWSPRIGIAYPISDRDVMSFHYGRLFQVPDRLYLYQGRNISAEARGNPNLEPQTTISYQLGVQHLFSKEIYGQFGVYFKDIFGLLTTVQQEVPGFAITVPTRVNGDYASSRGIEMTLIKRHSHGFSGEINYTYGNATGTASDPNRALASSGNLRDQFKPTSETPLDWDQRHTISATLRLSNEKDWAASFVYQFGTGLPYTPELREQRTQDPELINSERLPSTSTLSVQAERFFRVWGQSVTFYVQGSNLLDAENISDLQPSLWPDNQVNPSSYDVYYTETGRAGGAFLTQDLDGDGREDWFAVNDPRVFQQGRVIRIGLGVQF, from the coding sequence ATGCCGAGGAAACTTGCGCGAAGGCTCGGCACAGCGCGCGTCCAGGGGCCATCCCTCATTGTATTCGTCTTCACCGTCGCGGTCGTCTCGCTCGCGTTCGCTGCCCCCGCGATGGCCCAGACCGGAGCGATCACGGTGAAGGTGGTGGACGGAAGCGGCGTCCCGATCCAGGGGGCGTCGGTCGTCGTGATGGGAGCGCAGCTCGGAGGACTCACGAACGCGTCCGGGACCATCACGATTTCCAAAGTGCCCGTCGGCACCTACACGATTCGCATCATGCTGGTGGGTCACGGGCGTCAGGAGCGGGCGGGCGTCCGGGTCGACGCCAATCGCACCACGAATGTCGGTGACATCCAGCTGGCGGAAGAAGCGGTCCGGATGAAGACCGTTCAGGTGGTGGGTGAGCAGAAGATCGCCATCCGGAAGAAGGACAGCTCGACCCGCCAGATCGTCACCAGCGAGGATCTCCGCTCGCTCCCCGTCGACAGCTACCAGGACGCGATCTCCCTCAAGGCCGGCGTCATCAGCCAGGGAGGCGAGCTCCACTTCCGCGGCGGACGCGCGGACGAGGTGCTCACGGTCGTGAACGGGATCGCGAGCCGGAACCCGCTCCGCGCCGAAGGCGTCGATCTCGGGCTCCTCGCCGTCTCCTCGAGCGAGCAGGTGCTCGGCGGGATGGACGCGCAGTACGGGAACGCGCTCTCGGGCGTCATCAATCTCACGACGCGGGAGGGAGGGGACAAGTTCGCGGGCGAGGTGCGCTACTTCACCGACCGATACGGCGAGCACGACAAGGAGTTCAACAACTTCGAGCGCGTGAGCGTCGGCTTCGGCGGCCCGTTCCTCTTCGACAAGACGAACTACTACATCTCCTACGAGGGGACCTTCACCGACACGTACCTGCGGAACACGTCGGAGAGCAACGAGCACCGGTTCCTCGACTTCATCCGCACCGGGCTCCGCCAGGCGAACGCCTCGAACCTCTCGAGCAAGTTCACCTACAAGGTGACGCCGAACCAGAAGCTGAACCTCGAGATGATCGCGAACAACTCGATCGACGGCCGCTATCACAACCGCTGGAACCGGAAGGGCTTCGTCCAGGTCATCCAGGACAGCACGGCGCCCACGGACGGCTCCATCACGCAGCGCTACGGGAGCTGGGCGTGGTATCCGGTCGACTCCTCGTACGTTCCCATGAACACGGCGGACCATCTCCCGGTCACGGAGTCCTCCTACACGCAGGCCGCCCTGACGTGGCGGCACACGCTCGGGATCGGCGAGATCTACAACATCCGGGCGTCGCGCCAGCAGTGGGAGTCCACCGAGGACGTGCTGGACCGGCAGCTCTGGGAGTACGAGCAGTCGCCGAACAACTACTACGATCCGTTCAACCGGATCGACGGCGCGTACTACGTCACGAACGGCGACTATCCCTTCTACGAGCGCCGCAACACGGTCACCTACACGCTGAACGCCGACTACTCGAAGAAGATCAAGCAGCACAACTTCATGGTCGGCGGCGACATCAACTACAACGACCTCTCGTTCCTCCTCACGCAGTTCCCGAACGTGCTCGACGCGAACGGAAACTACGGCGCGACGAGGGACGAGTTCCAGAACTACAACCCGGAAGGGTCGTTCTTCATGCAGGACCGCTGGGAGTACGAGGGAATGGTCCTGAACGCGGGCCTCCGGTACGACGCCTTCTCGGTGGGGAACCAGATCTCGTCGTCCGAGGTGGCCGACAAGGTGAAGACCCAGTGGAGCCCGCGGATCGGGATCGCGTATCCCATCTCGGATCGCGACGTCATGAGCTTCCACTACGGGCGCCTCTTCCAGGTTCCGGACCGCCTGTATCTCTACCAGGGCCGCAACATCTCGGCCGAGGCGCGCGGCAATCCGAACCTGGAGCCGCAGACGACGATCTCCTACCAGCTGGGCGTCCAGCACCTCTTCTCGAAGGAGATCTACGGGCAGTTCGGCGTCTACTTCAAAGACATCTTCGGACTGCTGACCACCGTGCAGCAGGAGGTCCCTGGATTCGCGATCACCGTTCCCACGCGGGTCAACGGCGACTACGCCTCGTCCCGCGGGATCGAGATGACGCTGATCAAGCGGCACAGCCACGGATTCTCCGGCGAGATCAACTACACGTACGGGAACGCGACCGGGACGGCTTCGGACCCGAACCGCGCGCTGGCCAGCTCGGGAAACCTGCGCGACCAGTTCAAGCCAACCTCCGAAACCCCGCTCGACTGGGACCAGCGCCACACCATCTCGGCGACGCTGCGGCTCAGTAACGAAAAGGATTGGGCCGCCTCGTTCGTCTACCAGTTCGGCACGGGTCTCCCGTACACCCCGGAGCTGCGCGAGCAGCGCACGCAGGATCCCGAGCTGATCAATTCGGAACGTCTGCCTTCCACGTCGACGCTCTCCGTCCAGGCGGAGCGGTTCTTCCGGGTCTGGGGGCAGAGCGTGACGTTCTACGTCCAGGGCTCGAACCTGCTCGACGCCGAGAACATCAGCGATCTGCAGCCGAGCCTCTGGCCGGACAATCAGGTGAATCCTTCCTCGTACGACGTCTATTACACGGAGACGGGCCGCGCCGGCGGAGCCTTCCTGACCCAGGATCTCGACGGGGACGGTCGTGAAGACTGGTTCGCCGTCAACGACCCGCGCGTGTTCCAGCAGGGTCGTGTGATCCGGATCGGACTGGGGGTCCAATTCTGA
- a CDS encoding GWxTD domain-containing protein, translating into MRRRPPGLARAAVAAAGLVLGVVRFGSAPAPAVAAAPRAAEGAAGSFGDIRFHAIAVAFRHGPKEARADFTIQIPYREIKFIPEQDRFSAKLRLTVEMWDAKSKRAGYVQREAVLQSTDFAATTDSLLGEIYTLGFAAPPGKYTYRVRVEDMNVDRMGLVYKIKNQKRQGEVTGAVDMGPWLFRNPGLSGVLFAWEIRARSEGSPFARGPYDVVPHPSAFYGHGQDVLSLYYELYDEAPPPEGRVRRVSASILGANGDTLFSNIDSLRISEGTAWPHALGIDVPSLPAGHYRLALAVLDDQGRSMADSHGQFDMLWSRDSWRPDVASLYEVTAATLLPTDSASIFRSLSMGDKERWVEEIWRRADPTPETADNEIRNEFLRRVQYANVRYSVYDRGMFSDRGRIYIRYGEPDDVKIERVPVASRNLGRDLLGEIPEASRRQVTDTQTGTVDDRPYEIWTYDMKGKELVPRFGTNEIPSGVKFVFVDEQGYGEYTLKYSSTSGAH; encoded by the coding sequence GTGAGGCGGCGACCGCCCGGCCTCGCACGAGCAGCCGTCGCTGCCGCGGGGCTCGTGCTCGGGGTGGTCCGGTTCGGGTCCGCCCCCGCCCCCGCGGTCGCGGCGGCCCCGCGCGCGGCCGAGGGCGCCGCCGGGTCCTTCGGGGACATCCGGTTCCACGCGATCGCGGTAGCCTTCCGCCACGGCCCCAAGGAAGCGCGGGCCGACTTCACGATCCAGATCCCCTACCGCGAGATCAAGTTCATCCCCGAACAGGACCGCTTCAGCGCCAAGCTCCGCCTGACGGTGGAGATGTGGGACGCGAAGAGCAAGCGGGCGGGATACGTCCAGCGCGAAGCCGTCCTCCAGAGCACCGACTTCGCCGCGACCACGGATTCGCTCCTGGGCGAGATCTACACGCTGGGCTTCGCGGCTCCTCCGGGGAAGTACACGTACCGCGTCCGCGTCGAGGACATGAACGTCGACCGGATGGGACTCGTCTACAAGATCAAGAACCAGAAGCGCCAGGGCGAGGTCACGGGCGCCGTCGACATGGGGCCGTGGCTCTTCCGGAACCCCGGCCTGAGCGGCGTGCTCTTCGCGTGGGAGATCCGGGCCCGGAGCGAGGGCTCGCCCTTCGCGCGGGGCCCCTACGACGTGGTCCCGCATCCGAGCGCATTCTACGGCCACGGCCAGGACGTTCTGTCCCTCTACTACGAGCTGTACGACGAGGCGCCTCCGCCCGAGGGGCGCGTGCGGCGTGTCTCCGCGAGCATCCTGGGCGCGAACGGGGACACCCTCTTCTCGAACATCGACTCCCTCCGGATCTCGGAGGGCACCGCGTGGCCGCACGCGCTCGGCATCGACGTGCCGTCCCTTCCGGCGGGGCACTACCGGCTCGCGCTCGCCGTGCTGGACGACCAGGGAAGGTCCATGGCCGACAGTCACGGACAGTTCGACATGCTCTGGTCGCGTGACTCGTGGCGGCCGGACGTCGCCTCCCTCTACGAGGTGACCGCGGCCACGCTCCTCCCGACGGACTCCGCCTCGATCTTCCGCTCGCTCTCGATGGGGGACAAGGAGCGCTGGGTGGAGGAGATCTGGAGGCGGGCGGACCCGACGCCCGAGACGGCGGACAACGAGATTCGGAACGAGTTCCTCCGCAGGGTCCAGTACGCGAACGTACGGTACTCCGTCTACGACCGTGGCATGTTCAGCGATCGCGGCCGGATCTACATCCGGTACGGCGAGCCGGACGACGTGAAGATCGAGCGCGTTCCGGTCGCGAGCCGGAATCTCGGGAGGGATCTCCTCGGAGAGATCCCCGAGGCGTCACGTCGGCAGGTCACCGATACGCAGACCGGAACCGTGGACGACCGGCCGTACGAGATCTGGACGTACGACATGAAGGGGAAGGAGCTCGTGCCGCGATTCGGGACCAACGAGATCCCGTCGGGAGTGAAGTTCGTCTTCGTGGACGAGCAGGGGTACGGCGAGTACACGCTGAAGTACTCCTCCACGAGCGGGGCGCACTAG